The following proteins are encoded in a genomic region of Corticium candelabrum chromosome 11, ooCorCand1.1, whole genome shotgun sequence:
- the LOC134187464 gene encoding uncharacterized protein LOC134187464, whose amino-acid sequence MSIQTVFVPTADVLDLLFGDEGACADVLSEEVHAANLGVSSYPFQEFEPEGGVQSVSKLTDCSERKHQQTRQEYAAAKFTLEADVIRDGLGKERQKSRQHEESSSSSSYSSQECHRFSQQYSFSQVEQHEQQNYTVDDVKIIAQSINEAVARLELDTASHSMASTSVMSLVTSPALSWNTFTQSLDAAINFISIDDRLPFVVMLGRALLAQCKESCTLIRSFIKQYTVYHFGAQLRVPIVSKNDVSSDGTPIN is encoded by the exons ATGTCGATACAGACTGTCTTTGTACCTACAGCAGATGTGCTTGATCTTCTTTTCGGCGACGAGGGTGCATGTGCAGATGTACTGTCAGAGGAAGTTCATGCAGCCAATCTGGGCGTGTCTTCATATCCGTTTCAAGAATTCGAACCGGAAGGAGGTGTGCAATCGGTCTCAAAGCTGACCGATTGCAGTGAAAGAAAACATCAGCAGACGAGGCAGGAGTATGCGGCTGCAAAATTTACTTTGGAAGCAGACGTCATACGTGATGGATTAGGCAAAGAGAGACAAA AGTCAAGGCAGCATGAagaatcatcatcatcatcttcatacAGTTCACAAGAGTGTCATAGGTTTAGTCAACAGTATTCATTCAGTCAAGTAGAACAACATGAACAACAGAATTACACAGTAGATGATGTCAAAATTATTGCCCAATCTATCAATGAAGCTGTAGCTAGATTGGAGCTGGACACTGCATCACATTCTATGGCGTCAACGTCCGTGATGTCACTGGTCACTTCACCTGCTCTCAGTTGGAATACATTTACACAGTCGTTAGATGCAGCAATTAATTTCATATCCATTGATGACCGGTTACCTTTTGTTGTGATGCTGGGTCGTGCTTTGTTAGCACAATGCAAGGAATCATGTACACTCATTAGATCGTTCATAaaacaatatactgtatatcaCTTTGGTGCTCAACTTAGAGTACCAATTGTATCCAAAAATGAC GTGTCAAGTGATGGAACACCTATCAATTGA
- the LOC134187467 gene encoding methylosome protein WDR77-like isoform X1, with product MDAAPEMDRHLEMLAQREDGSLCLATSSLTGATWRGSVWFFHNPNDAPEPHLATAWARSQCGNTDIAWLNERSLVTGSDDGAVELWEITDGNKALKLAAKLSQHDDIVQTISVNANGHSIVSGGWDSKIKVWNTEKECCQRSLSGHLDTVYAVACSPSNPHIFVSASEDGSTKLWDIRDKSEVRSVFSTGLHGVGVRSAAWQPGDNQRIAVGDARGRVVFLEIGKNCSNVITEFDIQRDAVNRLAFSPHERSWLASASNDGTVVVMNLAVNTIIYSNSQHKDVVRGLSWSPTDNIVLRSCGLDSQLLDHALCQEGCGPVPMEAEATVPKSS from the exons ATGGATGCTGCACCAGAAATGGACCGACATCTTGAAATGTTGGCTCAGAGGGAAG ATGGCAGTTTGTGTCTGGCGACGTCATCTCTAACTGGTGCTACTTGGCGAGGCAGTGTGTGGTTCTTCCATAATCCCAACGATGCACCTGAGCCCCATTTGGCTACGGCGTGGGCACGTTCGCAGTGCGGAAACACGGACATTGCATGGCTCAATGAACGATCGTTAGTGACAGGAAGTGATGATGGTGCTGTTGAACTGTGGGAGATTACAGATGGAAATAAAGCGTTGAAATTAGCAGCAAAACTATCACAACACGACGATATAGTGCAGACTATCAGTGTTAATGCGAATGGACATTCTATTGTCAGTGGAGGATGGGATTCCAA AATCAAGGTATGGAATACAGAAAAAGAATGTTGTCAGCGTAGTCTGTCAG GTCACCTTGATACTGTGTATGCTGTGGCTTGCAGCCCTTCAAATCCTCACATATTTGTTTCAGCATCTGAG GATGGCTCTACCAAACTGTGGGATATAAGAGATAAGAGTGAAGTCAGATCAGTGTTTT CAACTGGATTACATGGTGTGGGTGTGAGGAGTGCAGCTTGGCAACCCGGGGACAATCAGAGAATCGCAGTTG GAGATGCAAGAGGTCGAGTAGTATTTCTAGAAATCGGCAAAAATTGTAGTAATGTGATAACtgaatttgacattcaaagggATGCAGTCAATAGGCTCGCATTTTCACCACATGA AAGATCTTGGTTGGCATCGGCATCTAATGATGGAACTGTTGTTGTGATGAACCTAGCAGTTAATACAATTAT ATATTCAAATTCACAGCATAAAGATGTTGTACGTGGTCTCTCTTGGAGTCCTACTGACAACATTGTATTGAGGAGTTGTGGACTGGACTCTCAACTGTTAGACCATGCTTTGTGCCAGGAAGGATGTGGACCAGTGCCTATGGAAGCAGAAGCTACTGTACCAAAGTCAAGTTGA
- the LOC134187467 gene encoding methylosome protein WDR77-like isoform X2: MDAAPEMDRHLEMLAQREDGSLCLATSSLTGATWRGSVWFFHNPNDAPEPHLATAWARSQCGNTDIAWLNERSLVTGSDDGAVELWEITDGNKALKLAAKLSQHDDIVQTISVNANGHSIVSGGWDSKIKVWNTEKECCQRSLSGHLDTVYAVACSPSNPHIFVSASEDGSTKLWDIRDKSEVRSVFSTGLHGVGVRSAAWQPGDNQRIAVGDARGRVVFLEIGKNCSNVITEFDIQRDAVNRLAFSPHERSWLASASNDGTVVVMNLAVNTIM, encoded by the exons ATGGATGCTGCACCAGAAATGGACCGACATCTTGAAATGTTGGCTCAGAGGGAAG ATGGCAGTTTGTGTCTGGCGACGTCATCTCTAACTGGTGCTACTTGGCGAGGCAGTGTGTGGTTCTTCCATAATCCCAACGATGCACCTGAGCCCCATTTGGCTACGGCGTGGGCACGTTCGCAGTGCGGAAACACGGACATTGCATGGCTCAATGAACGATCGTTAGTGACAGGAAGTGATGATGGTGCTGTTGAACTGTGGGAGATTACAGATGGAAATAAAGCGTTGAAATTAGCAGCAAAACTATCACAACACGACGATATAGTGCAGACTATCAGTGTTAATGCGAATGGACATTCTATTGTCAGTGGAGGATGGGATTCCAA AATCAAGGTATGGAATACAGAAAAAGAATGTTGTCAGCGTAGTCTGTCAG GTCACCTTGATACTGTGTATGCTGTGGCTTGCAGCCCTTCAAATCCTCACATATTTGTTTCAGCATCTGAG GATGGCTCTACCAAACTGTGGGATATAAGAGATAAGAGTGAAGTCAGATCAGTGTTTT CAACTGGATTACATGGTGTGGGTGTGAGGAGTGCAGCTTGGCAACCCGGGGACAATCAGAGAATCGCAGTTG GAGATGCAAGAGGTCGAGTAGTATTTCTAGAAATCGGCAAAAATTGTAGTAATGTGATAACtgaatttgacattcaaagggATGCAGTCAATAGGCTCGCATTTTCACCACATGA AAGATCTTGGTTGGCATCGGCATCTAATGATGGAACTGTTGTTGTGATGAACCTAGCAGTTAATACAATTATGTGA